The Sphingobium sp. BYY-5 genome includes a window with the following:
- the cbiE gene encoding precorrin-6y C5,15-methyltransferase (decarboxylating) subunit CbiE, whose product MEMGKTRRWLTIIGIGEDGMDGLSVASRTALAAAELVMGPARHLALLPRISCNIIEWPVPFADGIDRLLAHRGARVVVLASGDPFWFGAGTSITRRLEPDEWVAHPAPSTFGLAAARLGWAIQDISCLGLHAAPLDRLRPHLSPGQRILALLRDGQAVAMLAAYLVETGFGPSRLHVMESLGGPDERLRSVEAGAMTPADIAHPVTVGIDVLGDGMVIPTTSGRPDILFDHDGQITKGPVRALTLSALAPRAGELLWDLGAGSGSIAIEWLLAHPANKACAVEADMARAARARANALALGVDRLEILTGRVPDVLPSGPVPQAVFIGGGLSPDLLDRLDDRLPSGTRLVANAVTLESESLLAHWHARRGGSLLRIELADAVPLGSRHGWRSRYPVVQWSVTL is encoded by the coding sequence ATGGAAATGGGCAAGACTCGGCGCTGGTTGACGATTATCGGCATCGGCGAAGATGGCATGGACGGACTGTCCGTAGCGAGCCGGACGGCGCTGGCGGCGGCGGAGTTGGTCATGGGACCGGCCCGGCACCTTGCGCTGTTGCCCAGGATTAGCTGCAATATCATCGAATGGCCAGTGCCCTTTGCGGACGGGATCGACCGATTGCTCGCGCATCGCGGCGCCAGGGTGGTGGTGCTGGCGTCCGGCGATCCCTTCTGGTTTGGAGCGGGGACGAGCATTACGCGCCGCCTAGAGCCGGATGAATGGGTCGCTCATCCCGCGCCCTCCACCTTTGGGCTGGCTGCGGCCCGTTTAGGCTGGGCGATACAGGATATTAGCTGCCTTGGCCTTCATGCCGCGCCGCTAGATCGATTGCGCCCGCATCTGTCGCCGGGTCAGCGCATTTTGGCATTGTTGCGTGACGGGCAGGCTGTGGCAATGCTGGCCGCCTATCTGGTGGAGACGGGCTTTGGTCCCTCCCGCCTGCATGTGATGGAAAGCCTGGGCGGTCCGGACGAACGCCTGCGCAGTGTGGAGGCGGGGGCGATGACCCCTGCCGACATCGCCCATCCGGTGACGGTGGGGATCGACGTGCTGGGGGATGGTATGGTGATCCCGACGACCAGCGGACGGCCTGACATATTGTTCGATCACGACGGCCAGATCACCAAGGGGCCGGTGCGTGCGCTGACGCTGTCGGCTCTCGCGCCGCGTGCCGGGGAATTGCTGTGGGATCTGGGTGCGGGATCGGGTTCGATCGCCATCGAATGGTTGTTGGCCCATCCTGCCAACAAAGCCTGCGCCGTCGAAGCCGATATGGCCCGCGCCGCCCGCGCACGGGCCAATGCGCTTGCGCTGGGTGTGGATCGTCTGGAAATCCTGACTGGCCGGGTTCCGGATGTCCTGCCCAGCGGTCCGGTGCCGCAGGCTGTCTTCATCGGCGGCGGACTATCGCCGGATCTGCTCGACAGGCTGGACGACCGTCTGCCTTCCGGAACGCGGCTGGTCGCCAATGCGGTGACGCTGGAATCCGAAAGCCTGCTCGCCCACTGGCATGCACGACGGGGCGGTAGCCTGCTGCGCATCGAACTGGCCGACGCCGTGCCGCTGGGCAGTCGCCATGGCTGGCGTTCCCGCTATCCGGTGGTTCAGTGGAGCGTCACGCTGTGA
- the cobM gene encoding precorrin-4 C(11)-methyltransferase: MTVHFIGAGPGAPDLLTLRGRDLIAASPVCLYAGSLIPAAVLDHCPPGARIVNSAPLDLDAIMTEIAAAHAAGQDVARLHSGDLSVWSAMGEQIRRLRTMDIPFTVTPGVPAFAAAAAALEVELTLPALAQSLVLTRTPGRASTMPPAESLVNFAVTGATLAVHLSIHNLAQVVADLSPAYGADCPVAVVWRASWPDQRIVRATLATIEASVAGSMERTAIILVGRTLAAKDFSESSLYAQDYDRRFRPQQAGSRYAGSSE, encoded by the coding sequence ATGACCGTTCATTTCATCGGTGCCGGACCGGGTGCGCCCGACCTTCTGACATTGCGCGGGCGAGACCTGATCGCGGCCAGTCCCGTCTGTCTTTATGCCGGATCGCTGATCCCGGCGGCGGTGCTCGACCATTGCCCGCCGGGTGCACGCATCGTGAACAGCGCGCCGCTGGATCTTGATGCGATCATGACGGAGATCGCCGCCGCTCATGCCGCCGGGCAGGATGTGGCAAGGCTGCATTCGGGCGACCTTTCCGTCTGGTCGGCGATGGGCGAGCAGATCCGCCGCCTGCGCACCATGGACATCCCCTTTACCGTGACGCCCGGCGTACCGGCCTTTGCAGCCGCCGCCGCCGCGCTGGAGGTGGAACTGACGCTGCCTGCCCTCGCGCAGTCCCTGGTGCTGACCCGTACGCCGGGCCGGGCCAGCACGATGCCGCCCGCCGAAAGCCTTGTGAATTTCGCCGTGACGGGCGCAACCCTTGCCGTCCATCTGTCGATCCATAATCTGGCCCAGGTGGTGGCGGACCTCAGCCCGGCCTATGGTGCCGATTGCCCGGTCGCCGTGGTGTGGCGCGCAAGCTGGCCCGACCAGCGGATCGTGCGCGCGACTCTCGCGACCATAGAGGCTTCGGTGGCGGGCAGCATGGAGCGCACGGCCATCATCCTCGTCGGGCGGACGTTGGCGGCGAAGGACTTCTCCGAAAGCAGCCTCTATGCGCAGGATTATGACCGGCGGTTCCGGCCGCAACAGGCCGGATCGCGTTACGCCGGGTCGTCGGAATGA
- a CDS encoding cobalamin biosynthesis protein, with protein sequence MIVAGFGFRAGATTASLRAALEQARTGGQPVTHLATLEDKAQGLVELASLLALPLVLVAPARVIGFPTLTQSLAAKAARGTGSVAEACALAAAGIDDARLLGPRSISPDRMATCAIAQGTST encoded by the coding sequence GTGATCGTCGCCGGTTTCGGTTTCCGTGCAGGGGCGACAACGGCTTCTCTGCGCGCCGCGCTCGAACAGGCGCGCACCGGTGGGCAGCCAGTCACCCATCTCGCAACCCTGGAGGATAAGGCGCAGGGCCTTGTGGAGCTGGCGTCCCTGCTGGCGCTGCCGCTGGTTCTTGTCGCGCCGGCGCGCGTGATCGGCTTTCCCACCCTGACCCAATCCCTCGCGGCCAAGGCTGCAAGGGGTACGGGCAGCGTGGCGGAGGCGTGCGCCCTTGCAGCCGCCGGGATCGATGACGCAAGACTGCTGGGGCCGCGCAGCATTTCACCGGATCGCATGGCGACATGCGCCATCGCGCAAGGAACATCGACATGA
- a CDS encoding cobyrinate a,c-diamide synthase, with protein MSPSGILVSAPASGAGKTMVTLGLLRALSEDGVVVQPFKCGPDYIDPAFHRAACGRASFNLDSWTMDAAMIDTIAAEAGGADLALAEGAMGLFDGAVSRGSAGHGASADIARRTGWPILLILDVSGQTQSAAAVALGFSRFDPDVVLAGVILNRVASPRHERLARAGLEAAGIRVFGALPRREDLALPERHLGLVQAQEHPRLDEAIASYAALLRERVDLAAIRDAARSNALAGSAGGRLPRPPAQRMAIAQDVAFSFLYPHLLEGWRRAGAQIMPFSPLADEAPAADADLVWLPGGYPELHAGTIASADRFLTGLRRHAANRPVHGECGGYMVLGDALIDRDGTAHRMAGLLGLVTSHAQRRLHLGYRRAELLSGLSDLPAGTRLRGHEFHYSTIVEQHDPPLMRVTDADGAVIAETGSRRGAVSGTFFHMIASEE; from the coding sequence ATGAGCCCGTCGGGCATCCTCGTTTCGGCTCCTGCGTCGGGCGCGGGCAAGACCATGGTCACGCTGGGCCTGTTGCGCGCGCTGAGCGAAGATGGCGTGGTGGTTCAGCCGTTCAAATGCGGGCCGGATTATATCGATCCCGCTTTCCACCGTGCGGCCTGCGGGCGGGCCTCCTTCAATCTCGATAGCTGGACGATGGACGCGGCCATGATCGACACCATCGCGGCGGAGGCAGGCGGCGCCGACCTGGCGTTGGCCGAGGGAGCGATGGGGCTGTTCGACGGCGCGGTGAGCCGGGGGAGCGCCGGTCATGGCGCCAGTGCCGATATCGCGCGTCGCACGGGATGGCCGATATTGCTGATACTCGATGTGTCGGGGCAGACGCAGTCGGCCGCCGCCGTCGCATTGGGGTTCAGCCGCTTCGATCCGGATGTGGTCCTTGCGGGCGTGATCCTCAACCGGGTGGCCAGTCCCCGGCACGAACGATTGGCGCGTGCGGGGCTGGAGGCGGCGGGGATTCGCGTCTTCGGTGCGCTGCCGAGGCGCGAGGATCTTGCCCTGCCTGAACGGCATCTGGGGTTGGTGCAGGCACAGGAACATCCCCGCCTTGACGAGGCCATCGCATCCTATGCCGCCTTGTTGCGCGAGCGGGTGGACCTTGCCGCGATCCGCGATGCTGCACGGTCCAATGCGCTGGCGGGGTCAGCCGGCGGGCGACTGCCCCGTCCGCCCGCGCAGCGCATGGCAATCGCGCAGGATGTCGCCTTTTCCTTCCTCTATCCGCACCTTCTGGAAGGCTGGCGGCGCGCGGGCGCGCAGATCATGCCCTTTTCCCCGCTGGCGGATGAGGCGCCCGCTGCCGACGCCGATCTTGTCTGGCTGCCAGGCGGCTATCCGGAACTCCATGCTGGGACGATCGCGTCCGCCGACCGTTTTCTGACCGGCCTCCGCCGCCATGCGGCCAACCGCCCCGTCCATGGCGAATGCGGGGGCTATATGGTGCTGGGCGATGCGTTGATCGATCGGGACGGCACCGCGCACCGCATGGCGGGCTTGCTGGGCCTTGTAACCAGTCATGCCCAGCGCAGGTTGCACCTCGGCTACCGCCGGGCGGAATTGCTGTCCGGACTGTCAGACCTGCCAGCCGGGACGCGGCTGCGCGGGCACGAATTTCACTATTCCACCATCGTCGAGCAGCATGATCCGCCGTTGATGCGCGTGACCGACGCGGACGGCGCGGTCATCGCTGAAACCGGATCGCGGCGCGGCGCGGTGAGCGGCACCTTCTTCCACATGATCGCGAGCGAGGAATGA
- a CDS encoding cobalt-precorrin-6A reductase produces the protein MSETSATPNILLLGGTTEASTLARLLAERGMTATFSYAGRTENPRPQPLPLRIGGFGGVRGLVDYLRAHRFTHLVDATHPFAATMSAHAVEAARATGIAHVALTRAPWSPTSGDRWTHVLDIPAAVAALAGPARRVMLALGRQHVEAFAAQPQHHYVLRFVDAPDMPPALPDHRLIVDRGPYTVEGDSRLIQDHAVDIIVSKNSGGDGAAAKLAAARQLDLPVLMIDRPALPDRTEFYRPEDVLDWIGHGTSPVAQRGV, from the coding sequence ATGTCCGAAACGTCAGCCACGCCGAACATCCTCCTGCTGGGCGGCACGACCGAGGCCAGCACGCTCGCCCGCCTGCTGGCGGAACGCGGCATGACGGCGACGTTCAGCTATGCCGGACGTACGGAAAATCCCCGACCGCAACCCCTGCCCCTCCGCATCGGCGGCTTTGGCGGGGTGAGGGGCCTGGTCGATTATCTGCGCGCGCACCGCTTCACCCATCTGGTAGACGCGACCCACCCCTTTGCCGCAACGATGAGCGCCCATGCGGTGGAGGCAGCACGGGCGACCGGCATCGCCCATGTAGCGCTGACGCGGGCGCCCTGGTCCCCCACGTCCGGCGACCGCTGGACCCATGTGCTGGACATCCCCGCCGCCGTGGCGGCGCTTGCCGGACCGGCCCGCAGGGTCATGCTGGCGCTCGGCCGCCAGCATGTGGAGGCCTTCGCCGCCCAGCCGCAGCATCATTATGTCCTGCGCTTCGTCGATGCGCCGGACATGCCACCCGCCCTGCCCGACCATCGGCTGATCGTCGATCGCGGTCCCTACACCGTGGAGGGGGACAGTCGCCTGATCCAGGACCATGCCGTCGATATCATTGTGAGCAAGAATTCGGGCGGCGACGGCGCGGCGGCGAAGCTGGCGGCGGCGCGGCAACTGGACCTGCCCGTGCTTATGATCGACCGTCCGGCGCTGCCCGATCGCACCGAATTCTACCGGCCGGAAGATGTGCTGGACTGGATCGGTCATGGCACCTCGCCTGTGGCGCAACGGGGCGTATAG